The genomic window ACGGGAAGCGGACCTCCCCTTGAGTCCGGCGCGGGAGGCCCAGGTGGGGATCACCGGATCCCCCCTGGCCGTGGCGGCGACCGGGAGCGTGCTTATCCCCTCGGGGCCGGGCCGTCCCCAGGAGGTCTCCCTGTTACCCCAAGCGCATTGGGTGCTGCTGCCCCAGGAGGCGTTGGTGGCCTCGCTGGAGGAAGCCTTCGCCGCCCCCGCCTGGCGGAAGGGCAGCATGGCGGTCTTTGTCACCGGCCCCTCGCGCACGGCCGATATCGAGATGACCCTCACCATCGGCGTCCACGGGCCGGAGCGGGTGGTGGTGTTTCTGGTGGAGTGAACGCCCCTTGCGCCCCTTTTTCCCGAATATGTGTTATGCTTAACCTAACCACGGGGGATGGTTCATCTTTTTTGCCAAAGGAGGCATTTATGTCCGAGCAAATCCCTGTATCACCCGGCACCACCGCCGACGAGCCGAGCAGCGACGACCGCCTGTGGGCCCTGCTGGCTTATATCCTCTCCCCTATCGTGCCCATCATCGCCTTGTTGATGGAGGAGAAGAAGAGTCGCCCCTACATCCGCTTCCATAGCGTGCAGGCGCTGGTGCTCGGCGTCATCAACATCGTGCTGAGCCTGGCCCTGAGCGCGACCATTGTGCTGGCCTGCATCCCCCTGTTCATCTGGCTCTACATGATCTACCTGGGTGTTCTGGCCTATCAGAGCAAGCCGTTCACCGTGCCCTTCCTCACCGATTTCATCCAAAAGCAGGGTTGGGCGTAAACCCCCAGGCCACGCCGCCGAAAGCCTTTGCCGCGCGCAAAGGCTTTTTTGGTGGCCCGTTTTGTGTTATCTTTAGCCCATGGGCGAGCGCACCTACACCCTCCGCGACCCACGCACCCTACGGGAAGTGCCGGTGGTCGTCCGGCGGGACAAACGGCTGAAGAAATCGGCTCGCTGGACGCAGCGCCCCGACGGCTCGCTGGTGGTGCGCATCCCCTCCCGCTTCCCCTGGCGCGAGGTGCCTCCGCTGCTCAAGGAAATTGAAGCCCATCTGGAACGGCTGGCCCGGCAGGCCGCCCGCCGCACCGACGAAACCCTGGCTCAACGGGCGCGGCAGGTGAACCGCAGATACTTCGGCGGACGGGTGCCTTGGGTCGCCACATCCGCTGGGTGAACAACATGGAAAAACGCCTGGGCAGCGTGACCCTGGGCGGAAGCACCCACGGCCACATTCGCCTTTCGGCCAACATCCAGACCTGGCCCGCCTGGGTGGTGGACTATGTCATCGCCCACGAGTTCACCCACCTGCTGCTGCCCGAGGAGGGCCACAGCCCCCGCTTTTGGGAGACCTTGCAGCAGGCCTATCCCCGCACCGAGCAGGCACGGGGCTTCATCAAAGGCTACTTCTTCGCCAAAGGCGAGAAAAGCGAGGAGGAAGACGCCCTATGAGCGCCCCCAGCGGCATTCAAGCCGTGCTTTTGGACTTCGGCGGGGTCATCCTGCACATCGACGACCCCGAGCCGCATCGCCGCCTGGCCCGCCGGTTAGGGATCCCGATGCGCGAACTGTGGTACGAAATTTACGAGGGCCCGCTGAGCGTGGCGGCCCAACGCGGGGAGATCACGCCCCAGGAACTCTGGCGCGGGCTGGCTCAGAAGTGGGGCTGGCCGCCCGAGCGCGGGCCGGAACTGGCCCGCATCTTCTGGCAGGGGATTCGCATCGAGACCCGCTGGGCCGACTGGCTGCGCGGCCTGCGCCCGCGCTACCGCACGGGCCTGCTCTCCAACGCCTGGGGCGATCTGCGGGAGACCATCCAGCGTCT from Anaerolineae bacterium includes these protein-coding regions:
- a CDS encoding HAD family phosphatase is translated as MSAPSGIQAVLLDFGGVILHIDDPEPHRRLARRLGIPMRELWYEIYEGPLSVAAQRGEITPQELWRGLAQKWGWPPERGPELARIFWQGIRIETRWADWLRGLRPRYRTGLLSNAWGDLRETIQRLGMADAFDALIVSAEEGLLKPDPAIYRLALRRLGVAPEQAVFVDDREENIAAARALGMHGVRFASFAQAMAELHALGLP
- a CDS encoding M48 family metallopeptidase, with product MEKRLGSVTLGGSTHGHIRLSANIQTWPAWVVDYVIAHEFTHLLLPEEGHSPRFWETLQQAYPRTEQARGFIKGYFFAKGEKSEEEDAL
- a CDS encoding DUF4870 domain-containing protein, which produces MSEQIPVSPGTTADEPSSDDRLWALLAYILSPIVPIIALLMEEKKSRPYIRFHSVQALVLGVINIVLSLALSATIVLACIPLFIWLYMIYLGVLAYQSKPFTVPFLTDFIQKQGWA